DNA from Marinilabiliales bacterium:
TCCGGTATAGGTTTGTTTCTTAAGTACGGTGGACCGGAAAAAGTGCTGGCGGATAAAGCCAGGGTGCGTGAGATGATACTCACGGCCAGGGAAGGTTTGAGGGTCTGCGGGAAAATGGGTATGAGGCCGCTGTTCATATCACCTATAAATATTCTTTATTTGCCGCTGTCCATCCTGGTTCCCCTTTTCAGAAAAATGTTCTCTGCCGAAGATGAAATGAACATGGTGAGGGGGCATTATGAACACGGAAAGTATGAAATGATGCACGGCTGGAGTGAAGTTCTTGAAACCGGCAGGAAACTCAATGTGAAAATGTCTCGCTGGGGGAGCTATCAGGAGGTGATAAGGGAGGCAATGGTTGAAAATGGCGAGGTAGCTGATCAGGAGGCTGATCAGGATGTTGATCCGGTATCTGGCCGGGTGATGATGCCGGGAGAATTATTGTCTGCAGGAAAGAGATAGAAAAAAGATAATCGGCATATGATTGAGGAGGAAAAATAGCCGGCAATGTATTTAGTTTCAGCTGGCAGGAGGAGTTGTGAGCGGACGATTTTACAGAATAAAGATTGTAGCTGTTGATGAAAGCATGAGAGGGAAGGGGGCTTTCAGAAGTCTTGTTACGCCGGTCCTTGATTATGCTGATAAAGATAAGATACCGGTGTGAAACAGTTTTTTATCTCTCTTACACAGTTTAATGGCAAGGTTTCGTCCGTCCAGCCCTGCAGGCGGGATCCCTCCGCCGGGGGTTGTCCATTGTCCCACCATATGACAGTTCCTCAATCCGGGCACCTCCTTGGGCAACTTGCTCATCAGGGCAGCCGGGGTTGGTGCGAATCCTTCAAAACTTCCGCGCCAGTTATGGGTATACCATTCGACCGAATAGGGAGTTGAAACATCTGTTTTTTCTACTGCCCTGCTGATAGTTCTGTATATGCTTATTTAAGAATTGTTGATGCAGATAAATGATAAGACAAACAAAAAATTGTAATTTTGGATTAATATCAGTAATGTATATATGGATATCAAAAAACAGATAGAATACTGGATCAATTCATCTGAGGATGATCTGGAAACAGCCGGATTATTAATCAGGAACCAGAAAATTCTCTTTGGATTGTTTTTATGTCATTTATGTATTGAAAAAGCAATTAAGGCACATGTTGTAAGATGCACAGGTAATTTGCCGCCTAAGATTCATAACTTGTCTTTCCTGATAGAAAAAACCGATTTGGCTCTTTCAGAATCGCAATTATTATTGTGTGATACATTGATGTTTTATCAATTGGAAGGTCGCTATCCCGGGTATTACCCCAAGATTCCTTCAAAAATAAAATCGAAAGATATTTTGAATCAAACTAAAGATTTGTTCCAATGGCTAAAAGCGAAATTATAAAAATATTGAAGAAATACTGCACGCTGTTAAACCTGTCAGGCATTCCTGTTGAAAAAGCCTTTTTGTACGGCAGTCATGCCCGTGGAGAAGCCGGTCCTGATAGCGATATTGACGTAATGCTGGTTTCAGAATCGTTTGACAACAGTGATGAAGAAGCAAATATTAAGGCATGGTCATTCACGAGAAAGGTGGACACCCGTATTGAACCATATACAGTCGGTCTTCATCAATTTTTAAATGATGAGGTGTCACCTCTGCTACAAATAGTTAAACAGGATGGGATTGAAGTTGAATTATGATTACATCTGCAATTGAATTTGATTGTTCCCTGAGTAAAAAGTTCACTTCAATGCTGTCACCTGTCAGGAGTATTTGCTGTTCCTGGAGTGCGTAACCAAGAAATGATCCCAAAATTGTTTGACTCCCGTTAAGGTTGCTTAAGAAAGAGAAGGTGCCGTTAGCATCAGTTGAGGCACCATCATATGAGTTTTTCAGATATACATTAGCCCCGGGAAGAGTATTGCCGTTTCTGTCTGTAACTGTTCCAGAAATGTAAGTCTGGGCGTTTATGTCTCTGGCAATGAGTGAGGC
Protein-coding regions in this window:
- a CDS encoding HEPN domain-containing protein translates to MDIKKQIEYWINSSEDDLETAGLLIRNQKILFGLFLCHLCIEKAIKAHVVRCTGNLPPKIHNLSFLIEKTDLALSESQLLLCDTLMFYQLEGRYPGYYPKIPSKIKSKDILNQTKDLFQWLKAKL
- a CDS encoding nucleotidyltransferase domain-containing protein codes for the protein MAKSEIIKILKKYCTLLNLSGIPVEKAFLYGSHARGEAGPDSDIDVMLVSESFDNSDEEANIKAWSFTRKVDTRIEPYTVGLHQFLNDEVSPLLQIVKQDGIEVEL
- a CDS encoding carboxypeptidase-like regulatory domain-containing protein, with amino-acid sequence MKTILTVLVFASLIARDINAQTYISGTVTDRNGNTLPGANVYLKNSYDGASTDANGTFSFLSNLNGSQTILGSFLGYALQEQQILLTGDSIEVNFLLREQSNSIADVIIIQLQSHPV